From the genome of Deinococcus sp. JMULE3, one region includes:
- a CDS encoding protein jag, which produces MDNRTNLDDYLAGLGISDADESELPPPAPDAAPSAPTLEAAPEDPRAALERFLQGLVTRIDPGLNVTVREAEDALEAEITGEHAARLAGRDGRTLGAIEVLAYTVLAKQEGRGHLRVRVDVGGFRKRQADTLTKLAERLAVQVAKSGEPHELQPMPPAERRVIHIALKEHPDVMSESIGEGAARRLIIRPRHG; this is translated from the coding sequence ATGGATAACCGCACGAACCTGGACGACTACCTCGCGGGGCTGGGCATCAGCGACGCGGACGAGAGCGAGCTGCCGCCGCCCGCTCCCGACGCGGCCCCCAGCGCCCCCACGCTGGAAGCCGCGCCGGAAGATCCTCGCGCGGCGCTGGAACGCTTCCTGCAGGGCCTCGTGACCCGCATCGACCCGGGCCTGAACGTGACTGTGCGCGAGGCGGAGGACGCCCTGGAAGCCGAGATCACCGGTGAGCATGCCGCGCGCCTCGCCGGGCGGGACGGGCGCACGCTGGGCGCCATCGAGGTGCTGGCGTACACGGTCCTCGCCAAGCAGGAGGGCCGCGGGCACCTGCGCGTCCGCGTGGACGTCGGCGGCTTCCGTAAGCGGCAGGCCGACACCCTGACGAAACTCGCCGAGCGGCTCGCGGTGCAGGTCGCCAAGAGCGGCGAACCGCACGAGCTGCAGCCCATGCCGCCCGCCGAGCGCCGCGTGATTCACATCGCGCTGAAGGAGCATCCGGACGTCATGAGCGAATCCATCGGCGAGGGCGCCGCCCGCCGCCTGATCATCAGACCCCGGCACGGGTGA
- a CDS encoding site-specific integrase has translation MAQQDRQGMVLVFMVSLGLRRGEACGLRWANVDLEQRQCRIVENLVTLEGKPHVSTPKSVNGRRTVPLSQEAAALLKAWQSAQAEERAMVGEDWQDTGYVFTTHKGTHLHPDNLTRALNRLCEQAGLRRIRVHDLRHTYASLMLSRQVPLEVVSKQLGHSSPAFTLGTYRHVSQQEHSKYALNISDVIKASVRHDIN, from the coding sequence GTGGCCCAGCAAGACCGGCAAGGCATGGTTTTGGTGTTCATGGTGTCGCTGGGCCTGAGGCGCGGTGAAGCGTGTGGGCTGCGCTGGGCCAACGTAGACCTTGAGCAGCGTCAGTGCCGCATCGTGGAAAATCTGGTCACGCTGGAAGGCAAGCCGCATGTCAGCACGCCCAAAAGTGTCAATGGGCGGCGCACTGTCCCTCTCTCTCAGGAAGCGGCGGCCCTGCTCAAGGCCTGGCAGTCAGCCCAAGCTGAAGAGCGGGCTATGGTGGGTGAAGACTGGCAGGACACCGGCTACGTGTTCACGACACACAAGGGCACACACCTTCACCCGGACAACTTGACCCGCGCCTTGAATCGACTATGTGAGCAGGCTGGGCTGCGCCGCATTCGCGTGCATGACCTGCGCCATACGTATGCCAGCCTGATGCTCAGCCGTCAAGTACCGCTGGAAGTGGTGAGTAAGCAACTGGGTCACTCGAGCCCGGCCTTCACTCTCGGTACTTACCGGCACGTCAGTCAGCAAGAACATTCAAAATACGCGTTGAATATTAGTGATGTTATTAAAGCGTCCGTGCGGCACGATATTAATTAG
- the bshB1 gene encoding bacillithiol biosynthesis deacetylase BshB1: protein MSDALTVFETIHGRVQPLEWLVLAPHPDDAEIGAGGTLIRLARAGRAVGILELSRGERGTQGSPEVRVAECARAAGIMGLAWRGQLGLPDGELRDTLEGAHALAAVLRAVRPRVLVVPHHRDRHPDHFGSYHLSKRAVHLAQLAKADLPGDPHRVGRVLLYQGNADITPNVLVDVADVQDVWAASVLAHESQFSGAAISETVTPEIVERRRARMTYWGTMARVRYAEAFEAEDALLVDPLTL from the coding sequence ATGAGTGACGCGCTGACGGTGTTCGAGACGATTCATGGGCGGGTGCAGCCGCTGGAGTGGCTGGTGCTGGCCCCGCACCCGGATGACGCGGAGATCGGCGCGGGCGGCACGTTGATCCGCTTGGCGCGGGCGGGCCGCGCGGTGGGCATCCTGGAACTGTCGCGCGGGGAGCGGGGCACGCAGGGTTCCCCGGAGGTCCGCGTGGCGGAGTGCGCGCGGGCGGCCGGGATCATGGGGCTGGCGTGGCGGGGGCAGCTGGGCCTGCCGGACGGGGAGTTGCGGGACACGCTGGAGGGCGCGCACGCCCTGGCGGCGGTCCTGCGCGCGGTGCGGCCCCGGGTGCTGGTCGTCCCGCATCACAGGGACCGGCACCCGGATCACTTCGGGTCGTACCACCTGAGCAAGCGCGCGGTGCACCTGGCGCAACTGGCGAAGGCGGACCTGCCGGGCGACCCGCACCGAGTGGGGCGGGTGCTGCTGTACCAGGGGAACGCGGACATCACCCCGAACGTGCTGGTGGACGTGGCGGACGTGCAGGACGTGTGGGCGGCGTCGGTGCTGGCGCACGAGAGTCAGTTCTCTGGCGCGGCCATCTCGGAGACGGTCACGCCGGAGATCGTGGAGCGCCGCCGCGCCCGCATGACGTACTGGGGCACCATGGCCCGCGTCCGCTACGCCGAGGCTTTCGAGGCGGAGGACGCCCTGCTGGTCGACCCGCTGACGCTGTAG
- a CDS encoding DUF418 domain-containing protein, which produces MLGLLAASGRLGAWRMFAASGRMAMTNYLTQSVVMTLIFYPYGLHQGFGWVSGAPAAGAGEAFPYSGEVAAWGAAQTLALALLVGLAQLPLSAWWLSRFGRGPVEALVRWVAYGPAARQNRGHD; this is translated from the coding sequence GTGCTGGGGCTGCTGGCGGCGTCGGGGCGGCTGGGCGCGTGGCGTATGTTCGCGGCGAGCGGGCGGATGGCCATGACGAACTACCTCACGCAGAGCGTGGTCATGACGCTGATCTTCTACCCGTACGGGCTGCATCAGGGGTTCGGCTGGGTGTCGGGCGCCCCGGCGGCCGGGGCGGGCGAGGCGTTCCCGTACAGCGGTGAGGTCGCGGCGTGGGGCGCGGCGCAGACGCTGGCGCTGGCGCTGCTCGTGGGCCTGGCGCAGTTGCCGCTGAGTGCGTGGTGGCTGTCCCGTTTCGGGCGGGGGCCGGTGGAGGCGCTGGTGCGCTGGGTGGCGTACGGGCCTGCGGCCCGGCAGAATCGTGGGCATGACTGA
- a CDS encoding methyltransferase domain-containing protein encodes MTGDRVHANEALFDAVAERYDEVGFLAQAARFVADAAGVQPGEAVLDVMTGTGAVAAEVVGRAGRVVGVDVSVGMLAQARRRVPGAEFIRGDAAALPFPDGAFDVAVCAAGVFFLPDMPGGVREWARVVRPGGRVVVSSFGAGLLGPLPGLWRARLSGVGLKPGAPPLGRLPTPEALADVLRAAGLTDVQAHLHPLTYTLPDVGARWADIRAGLEGVPLASLPPQEVAALEAAHHADLTPLFEGGPLAVPLPVIVASGHVATV; translated from the coding sequence GTGACCGGCGACCGTGTGCACGCGAACGAGGCGCTGTTCGACGCCGTGGCGGAGCGGTACGACGAGGTGGGATTCCTGGCGCAGGCGGCCCGGTTCGTGGCCGACGCGGCGGGCGTACAGCCGGGCGAGGCGGTGCTGGACGTCATGACCGGCACGGGCGCGGTGGCGGCGGAGGTCGTGGGCCGCGCGGGCCGCGTGGTGGGGGTGGACGTGTCGGTGGGCATGCTGGCGCAGGCCCGCAGGCGGGTGCCGGGCGCGGAGTTCATTCGGGGGGACGCGGCGGCGCTGCCGTTCCCGGACGGCGCGTTCGACGTGGCGGTGTGCGCGGCGGGCGTGTTCTTCCTGCCGGACATGCCGGGCGGCGTGCGCGAGTGGGCGCGGGTGGTGCGGCCCGGCGGGCGGGTGGTGGTGTCGTCTTTCGGGGCGGGCCTGCTGGGGCCGCTGCCGGGCCTGTGGCGGGCGCGTCTGTCGGGGGTGGGCCTGAAGCCGGGCGCGCCGCCGCTGGGTCGCCTGCCCACGCCGGAGGCCCTGGCGGACGTGCTGCGCGCGGCAGGACTGACCGATGTGCAGGCACATCTGCACCCGCTGACGTACACCCTCCCGGACGTCGGGGCGCGCTGGGCGGACATCCGCGCGGGGCTGGAGGGAGTGCCGCTGGCGTCCCTGCCCCCGCAGGAGGTGGCGGCGCTGGAGGCCGCGCACCACGCCGACCTCACCCCGCTGTTCGAGGGGGGGCCGCTGGCTGTGCCGCTGCCCGTCATCGTCGCGTCCGGGCACGTCGCCACCGTCTGA
- a CDS encoding acyl-ACP desaturase, producing MADVMPPNMLNERPRTPAGLLSNREKDRLIERGFLGLYRWYTARSQETRNWNPDRSFDWRSLNKNLPPEVITVLEGFFAVEQYAPDFTSNLVHLVRRSHGRSHFQLRWGSEEEKHADAWENAVLFSGQRSPQWVEEYKDRLKSQTWELPFPDAIHNLVYTVFQERATQLNYLNMMKIAQGRSDKPHLKGVSDPVLAKVAQTIAVDEAAHYNFFLEGVRMYLYYYPEQTLSAIRNVITQFSMPAAQLVPNWEHFFETVYRAGIYGPRDFQRDVMQVAFRNLGIESRKALEEGIRRTREVPDFDGGNFKTTAIWDTFDYGAVEGDVRRLHVKIQDYEKEIGFDAIDPTEFIENPEVPREGPSAADD from the coding sequence ATGGCCGATGTGATGCCCCCCAACATGCTCAACGAGCGCCCCCGCACCCCCGCCGGGCTGCTCAGCAACCGCGAGAAGGACCGCCTGATCGAGCGCGGCTTCCTGGGCCTGTACCGCTGGTACACCGCCCGCAGCCAGGAGACCCGCAACTGGAACCCGGACCGCAGCTTCGACTGGCGCAGCCTGAACAAGAACCTGCCGCCCGAGGTCATCACGGTCCTCGAGGGGTTCTTCGCGGTCGAGCAGTACGCGCCGGACTTCACGAGTAACCTCGTGCACCTCGTGCGGCGCAGCCACGGCCGCTCGCACTTCCAGCTCCGCTGGGGCAGCGAGGAGGAAAAACACGCCGACGCCTGGGAGAACGCCGTGCTGTTCAGCGGCCAGCGCAGCCCGCAGTGGGTCGAGGAATACAAGGACCGCCTGAAATCCCAGACGTGGGAACTGCCGTTCCCGGACGCGATCCACAACCTCGTGTACACCGTGTTCCAGGAGCGTGCCACGCAGCTGAACTACCTGAACATGATGAAGATCGCCCAGGGCAGGAGCGACAAACCGCACCTGAAGGGCGTGTCGGACCCGGTGCTGGCGAAGGTCGCGCAGACCATCGCGGTGGACGAGGCCGCGCACTACAACTTCTTCCTGGAAGGCGTGCGCATGTACCTGTACTACTACCCCGAGCAGACCCTCAGCGCGATCAGGAACGTGATCACCCAGTTCAGCATGCCCGCCGCGCAGCTCGTCCCGAACTGGGAGCACTTCTTCGAGACGGTGTACCGCGCCGGGATCTACGGCCCGCGCGACTTCCAGCGTGACGTGATGCAGGTCGCCTTCCGGAACCTCGGCATCGAGAGCCGCAAGGCCCTGGAGGAAGGCATCCGCCGGACGCGCGAGGTGCCGGATTTCGACGGTGGGAACTTCAAGACGACCGCCATCTGGGACACCTTCGACTACGGCGCAGTGGAAGGCGACGTGCGCCGCCTGCACGTGAAGATCCAGGACTACGAGAAGGAGATCGGCTTCGACGCGATCGACCCGACCGAGTTCATCGAGAACCCCGAGGTGCCCCGCGAAGGCCCCAGCGCCGCCGACGACTGA
- a CDS encoding polysaccharide deacetylase family protein: protein MTTPTFNPALAALGFSPGDRVVIFHADDLGMCEATVSGCADLFRAGTLGSASVMMPCAWAPAAATLARDLPGADLGVHLTLNSEWRAYRWAPVSTRDPASGLTDAQGFMHASVEDVREYADPVAARVELDAQVSRALDWGIEVSHVDAHMGAVAHPKFLEACLDAALPRGIVPMLPRLDEAGWHSHGLGGEEAAQMAAVTRALEARGVPLVDHLVMLPLHVGGDHLPLIEELLAALPAGLTHFILHPARDTPELRAICGDWAGRVANHAAFLSPDFPGMLARSGVKTTTYRALNGALRTQASPA, encoded by the coding sequence ATGACCACCCCCACCTTCAACCCTGCCCTGGCCGCCCTGGGGTTCAGTCCCGGCGACCGGGTCGTGATCTTCCATGCCGACGACCTGGGCATGTGCGAGGCGACCGTCAGCGGCTGCGCCGACCTGTTCCGTGCCGGGACGCTGGGCAGCGCGTCCGTGATGATGCCCTGCGCGTGGGCGCCGGCCGCCGCGACGCTGGCCCGCGACCTGCCCGGCGCGGACCTGGGCGTGCACCTGACCCTGAACAGCGAGTGGCGTGCCTACCGCTGGGCGCCCGTCAGCACCCGCGACCCCGCCAGCGGCCTGACCGACGCGCAGGGTTTCATGCACGCCAGCGTCGAGGATGTCCGCGAGTACGCCGACCCGGTCGCCGCCCGCGTGGAACTGGACGCGCAGGTGAGCCGCGCCCTGGACTGGGGGATCGAGGTGTCTCACGTGGACGCGCACATGGGCGCCGTCGCGCACCCCAAGTTCCTGGAGGCCTGCCTGGACGCCGCCCTGCCGCGCGGGATCGTGCCCATGCTGCCCCGCCTGGACGAGGCCGGGTGGCACTCGCACGGGCTGGGCGGGGAGGAGGCCGCGCAGATGGCCGCCGTGACCCGCGCGCTGGAGGCGCGGGGCGTGCCGCTGGTGGATCACCTCGTGATGCTGCCGCTGCACGTGGGCGGGGATCACCTGCCGCTGATCGAGGAGCTGCTCGCCGCCCTCCCGGCGGGCCTGACGCACTTCATCCTGCACCCGGCGCGCGACACGCCGGAACTGCGCGCCATCTGCGGCGACTGGGCGGGTCGCGTCGCGAACCACGCGGCGTTCCTCTCGCCGGACTTCCCGGGCATGCTCGCGCGCAGCGGCGTGAAGACCACCACGTACCGCGCGCTGAACGGCGCGCTGCGCACCCAGGCGAGCCCGGCATGA
- a CDS encoding low molecular weight protein-tyrosine-phosphatase — translation MTDSKPLRVLALCLGNICRSPLAEALLRRELEAAGVPAVVDSAGTGAWHVGELADPRSREVAARHGLTLDGRARQLDAADYHEQDVILAMDASNLHDARRLSPPNAQARLTLMRAFDPLAPGADVPDPYYGGADGFEAMYGMLERSAREFARRAAAGELGG, via the coding sequence ATGACTGACTCGAAGCCGCTGCGGGTGCTGGCGCTGTGCCTGGGGAACATCTGCCGCAGTCCGCTGGCCGAGGCGCTGCTGCGCCGTGAACTGGAGGCGGCGGGCGTCCCGGCGGTCGTGGACAGCGCGGGGACGGGCGCGTGGCACGTCGGGGAACTGGCGGACCCGCGCAGCCGGGAGGTCGCGGCCCGTCACGGCCTGACCCTGGACGGCCGGGCGCGGCAGCTGGACGCGGCGGATTACCACGAGCAGGACGTGATCCTGGCGATGGACGCCTCGAACCTGCATGACGCGCGCCGCCTGAGTCCCCCGAACGCGCAGGCGCGCCTGACGCTCATGCGGGCCTTCGATCCGCTCGCGCCGGGCGCGGACGTGCCGGACCCGTACTACGGCGGCGCGGACGGCTTCGAGGCGATGTACGGGATGCTGGAACGCAGCGCGCGGGAATTCGCGCGGCGCGCGGCGGCGGGGGAACTGGGGGGGTAA
- a CDS encoding GNAT family N-acetyltransferase, with product MPTLRPYQPGDRAACLHLFDANTPHSFLPEERPDFEGWLDGAEGPAEYLVMEDAGDIIACGGLWFSPDPARPAGFAWGMVHPARQRQGHGRTLAQARLDRLRALGVPHATLDTSQHTAPFYARLGFREVKRTPDGYGPGLHRVDMIADL from the coding sequence ATGCCCACCCTGCGTCCCTACCAGCCCGGCGACCGGGCCGCGTGCCTGCACCTGTTCGACGCGAACACGCCCCACTCCTTCCTGCCGGAGGAACGCCCCGACTTCGAAGGCTGGCTGGACGGAGCAGAAGGCCCCGCCGAGTACCTCGTCATGGAAGACGCGGGCGACATCATCGCCTGCGGCGGCCTGTGGTTCAGCCCCGACCCCGCCCGCCCCGCCGGGTTCGCGTGGGGCATGGTCCACCCCGCCCGGCAGCGGCAGGGCCACGGCCGCACCCTCGCCCAGGCCCGCCTGGACCGCCTGCGCGCCCTGGGCGTCCCGCACGCCACGCTGGACACCAGCCAGCACACCGCGCCGTTCTACGCCCGCCTGGGCTTCCGCGAGGTGAAGCGCACCCCCGACGGCTACGGCCCCGGCCTGCACCGCGTGGACATGATCGCCGACCTGTAA
- a CDS encoding MFS transporter has protein sequence MTAVLPDVPTDLTPDTTAAQRWRYAVMNFGLTIPAQTTSFLLLYYVDHLKLNPGWAATAMTIFALYNAANNPLIGFLSDRTRTRWGRRIPYVRFGALPALILFGLLFSAPFNGTDQPVALMTYFVVMFVLWEGASTAVGTGYLALLPEMFRTFQERTAVAWRMNAVQIVALLVGLALPPLLAGMLGWTVMAWVFAAVSAVAIYAGVGSLFERPNSQERELGFFTALRATFTHRAFLILVTALTMRFFATGTLAAGMGFYVRYSLGIEGGAATTILLAGAFVTAGLALYPWRTFIAPRLGPRGTLMLAFGLTAVSLIPLALVNSLAGAAVTTVLFGAALAGLILMGDVVMADVIDDDELRSGQRRAGMYFGMAGFITTLSSALTAQTFGAVTRASGYDPKLSVQPDTVAEGFRFFMTVPPITGALLALAILSFYPLHGARLNAVRDALARKRAVSAEL, from the coding sequence ATGACCGCCGTCCTTCCCGACGTCCCGACCGACCTGACGCCCGACACCACCGCCGCGCAGCGCTGGCGGTACGCCGTCATGAACTTCGGGCTGACCATCCCCGCGCAGACCACCAGCTTCCTGCTGCTGTACTACGTGGACCACCTGAAGCTGAATCCCGGCTGGGCCGCGACCGCCATGACGATCTTCGCGCTGTACAACGCCGCGAACAACCCCCTGATCGGCTTCCTGAGCGACCGCACCCGCACCCGCTGGGGCCGCCGCATTCCCTACGTGCGCTTCGGGGCGCTGCCCGCCCTGATCCTGTTCGGGCTGCTGTTCAGCGCGCCCTTCAACGGCACCGACCAGCCGGTGGCACTCATGACGTACTTCGTGGTCATGTTCGTCCTGTGGGAGGGCGCGTCCACTGCCGTCGGCACCGGCTACCTGGCGCTGCTGCCCGAGATGTTCCGCACGTTCCAGGAACGCACCGCCGTCGCGTGGCGCATGAACGCCGTGCAGATCGTCGCGCTGCTCGTCGGGCTGGCCCTGCCGCCCCTGCTGGCCGGCATGCTCGGCTGGACGGTCATGGCCTGGGTGTTCGCCGCGGTGTCCGCCGTCGCCATCTACGCCGGGGTGGGCAGCCTGTTCGAACGTCCGAACAGCCAGGAGCGTGAACTGGGCTTCTTCACGGCCCTGCGCGCCACGTTCACGCACCGCGCGTTCCTAATCCTCGTCACGGCCCTGACCATGCGCTTCTTCGCGACCGGCACCCTGGCCGCCGGGATGGGCTTCTACGTCCGCTACAGCCTGGGAATCGAGGGCGGCGCCGCCACGACCATCCTGCTCGCCGGGGCGTTCGTCACTGCCGGACTGGCGCTGTACCCCTGGCGGACCTTCATCGCGCCACGTCTGGGCCCGCGCGGCACCCTGATGCTGGCCTTCGGCCTGACCGCCGTCTCACTGATCCCGCTGGCCCTCGTGAACTCCCTGGCGGGCGCGGCGGTCACCACCGTGCTGTTCGGCGCGGCCCTCGCGGGCCTGATCCTGATGGGCGACGTCGTCATGGCCGACGTGATCGACGACGACGAACTCCGCAGCGGACAGCGCCGCGCCGGGATGTACTTCGGCATGGCGGGCTTCATCACGACCCTCAGCAGCGCCCTGACCGCCCAGACCTTCGGCGCCGTGACCCGCGCCAGCGGCTACGACCCCAAACTGAGCGTGCAGCCCGACACGGTCGCGGAAGGCTTCCGCTTCTTCATGACCGTGCCGCCCATCACGGGCGCGCTGCTGGCCCTGGCGATCCTGAGCTTCTACCCCCTGCACGGCGCGCGCCTGAATGCCGTGCGCGACGCCCTGGCGCGGAAACGGGCGGTGAGCGCTGAGCTGTGA
- a CDS encoding ParA family protein — MAPHVLSFINLKGGVAKTTATVQLADTLAFMKQKRVLVLDLDPQTNATLALIGEQRWEQADEAGQTLAHLFLDLLRGDGTFTFDATRAIIRGVSNLNRVPPEMIDQLPEGTRYGRVDLLPSSIRLIDVQDRMQDIAGRSHYSVGPMEAVKKFVAPAFSAYDYVLIDCPPNLGFVTQNGLEVSDHYLIPTIPDRLSTYGIPQIAARIAEIRRARDLRLRCLGVLITKYQSQSAQHRQGLQRLPDDLKRAFDATGEGTPPILTTVLPQTNASAEAMTPDRTPANYREKYGGGVVAGQGAYKYGLDLADEIEDLLSGQPRTPSPFSQWAQDMGNR, encoded by the coding sequence ATGGCCCCGCACGTCCTGAGTTTCATCAACCTCAAGGGCGGCGTCGCCAAGACCACCGCGACCGTCCAGCTGGCCGACACGCTGGCGTTCATGAAACAGAAACGCGTGCTGGTCCTCGACCTGGACCCGCAGACGAACGCCACCCTCGCACTGATCGGCGAGCAGCGCTGGGAACAGGCGGACGAGGCCGGGCAGACCCTCGCGCACCTGTTCCTGGACCTGCTGCGCGGCGACGGCACCTTCACCTTCGACGCCACGCGCGCCATCATCCGGGGCGTCAGCAACCTCAACCGCGTCCCACCAGAGATGATCGACCAGCTGCCCGAAGGCACCCGGTACGGCCGGGTGGACCTCCTGCCCAGCTCCATCCGGTTGATCGACGTGCAGGACCGCATGCAGGACATCGCGGGCCGCTCGCACTACTCGGTCGGCCCGATGGAAGCCGTGAAGAAGTTCGTCGCACCGGCCTTCAGTGCGTACGACTACGTCCTGATCGACTGCCCGCCCAACCTGGGTTTCGTCACGCAGAACGGCCTGGAAGTCAGCGACCACTACCTGATCCCCACCATCCCGGACCGCCTCAGCACCTACGGCATCCCGCAGATCGCGGCCCGCATCGCCGAGATCCGCCGCGCCCGCGACCTGAGGTTGCGCTGCCTGGGCGTCCTGATCACCAAGTACCAGAGTCAGAGCGCCCAGCACCGCCAGGGCCTCCAGCGCCTCCCCGACGACCTGAAACGCGCCTTCGACGCCACCGGGGAGGGCACGCCGCCCATCCTCACCACCGTCCTCCCGCAGACGAACGCCAGCGCCGAAGCCATGACCCCCGACCGCACCCCCGCCAACTACCGCGAGAAGTACGGCGGCGGCGTCGTCGCCGGGCAGGGCGCGTACAAGTACGGCCTGGACCTCGCCGACGAGATCGAGGACCTCCTGAGCGGCCAGCCCCGCACCCCCAGCCCCTTCAGCCAGTGGGCACAGGACATGGGCAACCGCTGA
- the prmC gene encoding peptide chain release factor N(5)-glutamine methyltransferase, with the protein MTLRDLLRRGAARLDAAGVPSPEVDARALMLHALGLSPVSLLTRAASEVAPADEARFEALIARRAARVPLQYLLGEVEWGGVRLRCDARALVPRPETEWLLHLTLEALSSLAAPRVLDVGTGTGALALGVKAARSGAQVTATDLSPEALTLARENAALNGLEVSWVQADLLTGVPGPFDLIVSNPPYLPDADRADVQPEVTHDPELALYGGPDGLDLARRLAAQATGVLVPGGRLLLELDPRNAPAFAAELRAQGWAADTAADLTGRERFVVAQWGAGR; encoded by the coding sequence GTGACGCTGCGTGACCTGCTACGGCGGGGCGCGGCGCGGCTGGACGCGGCGGGCGTTCCCTCCCCGGAGGTGGACGCCCGCGCGCTCATGCTGCACGCGCTGGGGCTGTCGCCCGTGTCCCTCCTGACCCGCGCCGCGTCAGAGGTCGCCCCGGCGGACGAGGCGCGGTTCGAGGCGCTGATCGCGCGGCGGGCGGCGCGGGTGCCCCTCCAGTACCTGCTGGGTGAGGTGGAGTGGGGCGGCGTGCGGCTGCGCTGCGACGCCCGCGCGCTGGTCCCCCGCCCGGAGACCGAGTGGCTGCTGCACCTGACCCTGGAGGCCCTCTCGTCCCTGGCGGCCCCGCGCGTGCTGGACGTGGGCACCGGGACGGGCGCGCTGGCGCTGGGCGTGAAGGCCGCCCGCAGCGGCGCGCAGGTCACCGCGACCGACCTCAGCCCGGAGGCCCTGACGCTGGCCCGCGAGAACGCCGCCCTGAACGGCCTGGAGGTCTCGTGGGTGCAGGCCGACCTGCTCACGGGCGTGCCGGGCCCCTTCGACCTGATCGTCAGCAACCCCCCGTACCTGCCCGATGCGGACCGCGCGGACGTGCAGCCGGAGGTCACGCACGACCCGGAACTCGCGCTGTACGGCGGCCCGGACGGGCTGGACCTCGCGCGGCGGCTGGCCGCGCAGGCGACCGGCGTGCTCGTGCCGGGCGGGCGACTGCTGCTGGAACTCGACCCGCGCAACGCCCCGGCCTTCGCCGCCGAGCTGCGCGCCCAGGGCTGGGCGGCCGACACGGCGGCGGATCTGACGGGCCGGGAAAGGTTCGTGGTCGCGCAGTGGGGTGCGGGGCGCTGA
- a CDS encoding peroxiredoxin: MSLVGQPAPDFTLPASTGEQITLSSYRDQQHVVLVFYPLDFSPVCSMQLPEYSGRQDDFADAGAVVLGVNRDSVHAHKAWAAEYGIEVPLLADMKLDVARSYGVAIDDRGISGRAVFLIDKKGVVRYQHVEEKTGDYTVRPEAVLAKIREL; this comes from the coding sequence ATGAGCCTCGTCGGACAGCCCGCGCCCGATTTCACCCTGCCCGCCTCCACGGGCGAGCAGATCACCCTGAGCAGCTACCGCGATCAGCAGCACGTGGTGCTGGTGTTCTACCCGCTGGACTTCAGCCCGGTGTGCTCCATGCAGCTGCCCGAGTACAGCGGCCGTCAGGACGACTTTGCGGACGCGGGCGCCGTCGTGCTGGGCGTGAACCGCGACAGCGTGCACGCGCACAAGGCCTGGGCCGCCGAGTACGGCATCGAGGTGCCGCTGCTGGCCGACATGAAACTCGACGTGGCCCGCTCGTACGGCGTCGCCATCGACGACCGGGGCATCAGCGGCCGCGCCGTGTTCCTGATCGATAAGAAAGGCGTGGTGCGCTACCAGCACGTCGAGGAGAAGACCGGGGACTACACCGTGCGCCCCGAGGCGGTCCTCGCGAAGATCCGCGAGCTCTGA